Proteins from a genomic interval of Acetobacterium woodii DSM 1030:
- a CDS encoding Glu/Leu/Phe/Val family dehydrogenase — translation MRASYDPYENVIEVMTEAMEIGKMNKYMFDIIKNPQRETKVYLPVEMDDGSVQVFEGYRVQHSNIRGPFKGGIRFHPDCNLNEVKALATWMSLKCAVVNIPYGGAKGGVRVDPSELSQRELRKLTRRYAFAIEPLIGADTDIPAPDVNTNAQTMAWILDTYSMLKGKPCPGVVTGKPVELGGSKGRNSATGRGVAISAKLILEKDGKKLEDVTVAISGMGNVGGNAARILGHRGVKIVALSDVSGAIYCENGLDADVISEFLEIPGNVLNKYQGEGITHISHEELLTCKCDILIPAALENQINEDNARKLQCSYIIEGANGPTSVEADAIIAERGIVLIPDIFANSGGVIVSYFEWVQNIQILTWNREQVNKTLEKIMTAAFAEIVEESKQSQCSYRMAAYIIALKRLIYAEEIKGIFP, via the coding sequence ATGAGAGCGTCCTATGACCCCTATGAAAATGTAATTGAAGTAATGACCGAAGCAATGGAAATTGGCAAAATGAATAAATATATGTTTGATATAATTAAAAACCCGCAACGGGAGACTAAAGTTTATTTGCCGGTAGAAATGGATGATGGAAGCGTACAGGTGTTTGAAGGGTATCGGGTGCAGCATTCCAATATTCGGGGACCATTTAAAGGAGGCATCCGATTTCATCCCGATTGTAATTTAAATGAGGTAAAAGCGCTGGCGACCTGGATGTCATTAAAATGCGCGGTTGTTAATATTCCTTATGGCGGAGCAAAAGGCGGGGTGCGGGTTGATCCCAGTGAATTGTCACAACGGGAGCTTAGAAAGTTAACCAGACGTTATGCATTTGCGATTGAACCGTTGATTGGTGCCGATACCGATATTCCGGCTCCTGATGTGAATACAAACGCACAAACGATGGCCTGGATTCTGGATACGTACAGTATGCTCAAAGGAAAACCCTGTCCCGGGGTGGTCACCGGAAAACCGGTCGAACTGGGCGGCTCAAAAGGCCGGAATTCGGCAACTGGTCGAGGGGTGGCAATCAGTGCCAAGCTGATTCTGGAAAAAGACGGGAAAAAACTCGAAGATGTGACCGTTGCAATTTCCGGAATGGGAAATGTCGGGGGAAACGCGGCCCGGATATTGGGACATCGTGGCGTTAAAATTGTGGCTTTAAGCGATGTTTCGGGAGCAATATATTGTGAAAACGGACTTGATGCCGATGTGATATCAGAATTTTTGGAAATCCCCGGAAATGTTTTAAATAAATATCAAGGTGAAGGGATTACCCATATTTCGCATGAAGAATTATTGACTTGTAAATGTGATATTCTGATTCCAGCGGCGCTGGAAAATCAGATCAATGAAGATAATGCGCGAAAACTTCAATGTTCCTATATTATTGAAGGGGCGAACGGACCAACCAGTGTTGAAGCAGACGCGATTATCGCAGAAAGAGGGATTGTGCTGATACCGGATATTTTTGCTAATAGCGGTGGTGTGATTGTATCCTATTTTGAGTGGGTGCAGAATATTCAGATCTTAACCTGGAATCGCGAACAGGTTAACAAAACCTTAGAAAAAATTATGACTGCAGCTTTTGCCGAGATCGTTGAAGAAAGTAAACAATCCCAATGTTCATATCGGATGGCGGCTTATATTATTGCTTTAAAACGATTGATTTACGCCGAAGAGATTAAAGGTATTTTTCCTTGA